A region of Chitinophaga horti DNA encodes the following proteins:
- a CDS encoding ABC transporter substrate-binding protein yields MRKFKIGMLIPYSGVFPNLREDFMDGIELGMGECFYEVEWLQEFIHMGDVSKVQHAMQKLALFDRVHAITGILNNNVIKACLPEIDKHKVPLIACNLGARIPDEGFSHPNLFYNSMHLWKSQWVIGKWTQTMFGGTPSLNLSVYEGGYDMHVSYKSGAAAAGADAVHLNILQLQQQETDTSPLIDHLQAQRPRHVHVLLTGREGAQFLRRFRQQGMHLEMDVSVNPYLNLQYDPYLTAGMYHATTWYPGLETEENKDFVATYKSRFEELPPPFAVLGYETGLALAEAINQCGTVRQAARLSEQLSQVCVQGPRGEVRLGTQPLQATSPVYVLRSANQLIGADDGVCWTDADLAAGAAQSLSGWQNPYLCV; encoded by the coding sequence ATGCGAAAGTTTAAGATAGGGATGCTGATCCCTTATTCCGGCGTATTCCCCAATCTGCGCGAAGATTTCATGGACGGCATAGAACTCGGCATGGGCGAATGTTTCTATGAGGTGGAATGGTTGCAGGAGTTTATCCATATGGGGGATGTAAGTAAAGTGCAACATGCCATGCAAAAGCTGGCATTGTTCGATCGCGTACATGCGATTACCGGCATCCTCAACAACAACGTGATCAAAGCCTGTTTACCGGAGATCGATAAACACAAGGTGCCGCTGATTGCCTGCAATCTCGGTGCACGTATACCTGATGAAGGGTTTAGTCATCCCAACCTGTTTTATAACAGTATGCATCTCTGGAAAAGCCAGTGGGTGATAGGAAAGTGGACGCAAACCATGTTTGGCGGTACGCCCTCATTGAACCTCTCTGTTTACGAGGGAGGATACGATATGCATGTGTCCTACAAGTCCGGTGCAGCAGCGGCGGGGGCAGATGCGGTACATCTGAACATCTTGCAACTGCAACAGCAGGAAACGGATACGAGCCCGTTGATCGACCACTTGCAGGCACAACGTCCGCGACATGTGCATGTACTGCTGACCGGCCGCGAGGGGGCACAATTCCTTCGTCGTTTCCGCCAGCAGGGCATGCATCTGGAGATGGATGTGTCTGTGAATCCGTATCTGAACCTGCAATACGATCCTTATTTGACGGCGGGCATGTATCACGCGACGACCTGGTATCCGGGGCTGGAGACCGAAGAGAACAAAGATTTTGTGGCTACTTATAAATCACGTTTCGAAGAACTGCCACCGCCATTTGCAGTACTGGGATATGAAACCGGGCTGGCGCTCGCAGAAGCGATTAACCAGTGTGGTACCGTCCGGCAGGCTGCCCGATTATCGGAGCAATTGTCGCAGGTGTGCGTGCAAGGGCCACGCGGGGAAGTGCGGTTAGGTACACAGCCGTTGCAGGCAACCTCACCGGTATATGTGCTTCGCTCTGCCAACCAGCTGATCGGCGCAGATGACGGCGTTTGCTGGACGGATGCCGATCTCGCCGCAGGAGCCGCCCAGTCTTTGTCCGGCTGGCAAAACCCCTATCTCTGTGTATGA
- a CDS encoding DUF1016 domain-containing protein, whose amino-acid sequence MLRKTFVDEVRKMLMAVKHKVTVVMNAVLLFTYWNSSEEELETGLIRNIQAFLLELGAGFSFVARQYRVKTETKNFFIDLVFYHYILKCFVLIDLKITELTHQDIGQMDMYVRMFESLKRQPDDQPTLGIILCKEKDQTIVRYSVLEESKHLFASSYSLVLPSEDALREVVDRCTARRESIAQ is encoded by the coding sequence ATGCTGAGAAAGACATTTGTAGATGAGGTCCGGAAGATGTTGATGGCGGTGAAACATAAGGTGACGGTGGTCATGAATGCGGTGTTGCTGTTTACGTACTGGAATAGTTCGGAAGAAGAATTGGAAACAGGCCTGATCCGCAACATACAGGCCTTCCTGCTGGAGCTGGGTGCCGGGTTCTCCTTCGTCGCCCGCCAGTACCGGGTTAAAACAGAAACGAAAAACTTCTTTATCGATCTCGTTTTTTACCACTACATCCTCAAATGTTTCGTGCTCATCGACTTGAAAATCACGGAACTCACACACCAGGATATCGGGCAGATGGACATGTACGTCCGTATGTTCGAAAGCCTGAAGCGGCAACCGGATGATCAGCCCACACTGGGTATCATCCTCTGTAAGGAAAAAGACCAGACCATTGTGCGATACAGTGTGCTGGAAGAAAGCAAACATTTATTCGCCTCCAGCTACAGCCTGGTATTGCCATCGGAAGATGCGTTACGGGAGGTGGTGGATCGATGTACAGCAAGACGTGAAAGTATCGCGCAATAG
- a CDS encoding phage tail protein, which yields MEPFLALICIFGSNFAPRGWALCNGQILSIAQNTALFSLLGTTYGGNGQTTFALPDLRGRAPIGWGQGPGLPNVSLGEVGGTPNTTLTSAQMPMHTHAVSLTFQVSASNAGGTTGTPSASANTLAGLADSSGNEVFGYNSQAPNTVLNTGGAATGNTTIAGGSQPLSIMQPYLGVTFIIALEGIFPSRD from the coding sequence ATGGAACCATTTCTTGCGCTGATCTGTATTTTCGGATCAAACTTTGCACCCCGTGGCTGGGCGCTTTGCAACGGCCAAATCTTATCAATTGCCCAAAACACGGCATTGTTCTCCCTGTTAGGTACCACGTATGGTGGTAACGGTCAAACCACTTTCGCACTGCCCGATCTGCGTGGTCGCGCGCCGATTGGTTGGGGCCAGGGGCCTGGATTACCAAATGTATCATTGGGTGAAGTAGGCGGTACGCCAAATACTACACTTACGTCTGCCCAGATGCCGATGCACACGCATGCAGTGAGCCTCACGTTCCAGGTGTCTGCCTCAAACGCAGGTGGTACAACTGGCACGCCTTCGGCTTCAGCAAACACGCTGGCCGGACTGGCAGACAGCAGCGGCAACGAAGTGTTTGGTTATAACAGCCAGGCACCAAACACCGTGTTAAACACCGGCGGCGCTGCTACCGGCAATACGACAATAGCGGGCGGTAGCCAGCCTTTGTCGATCATGCAGCCTTACTTGGGTGTGACTTTCATCATCGCACTGGAAGGCATTTTCCCTTCAAGAGATTAA
- a CDS encoding DUF7003 family protein — protein MLCTNDVLQQLKHDNFGCNSRFFILGDDIAELLDCRLNVFRRPDGRWAIVLEKLCFEPVVNQIWLDLYYYGNCVKPLPDDINGYGIAVVTDSLDETTKGSELRPDAQSWMVRDRVLYLTHRKEKYAEVGIELASADNIATVEAARYLVATRRKHFRATNLDLYLYLPDDLEKVLVLDEWHHRDYLNDYVLCWSDTELMDVVQDLSEYLPTGCCSKEGLREQLNRMVNAEEDELFSPANYETWPMIAEVIVSGDVTRYSPTLPPNTHWSNWPTMQEQGVPSWFIPK, from the coding sequence ATGTTATGTACTAACGATGTGCTCCAACAATTGAAGCACGATAATTTCGGATGTAATTCCCGTTTCTTTATCCTGGGCGATGATATTGCCGAACTACTGGATTGCCGGCTCAATGTATTCCGGCGTCCCGATGGCCGGTGGGCGATCGTGTTAGAGAAGCTGTGTTTCGAGCCGGTTGTGAATCAGATCTGGCTCGACCTTTACTACTACGGCAACTGTGTGAAACCGCTGCCCGACGATATCAATGGCTATGGAATTGCGGTGGTAACTGATTCACTGGACGAAACGACAAAAGGCTCCGAGCTTCGCCCGGATGCGCAGTCCTGGATGGTGAGAGACCGTGTATTGTATCTTACGCATCGCAAGGAAAAGTATGCGGAAGTGGGCATCGAACTGGCCAGCGCGGATAATATCGCTACGGTGGAAGCGGCCCGCTATCTCGTGGCAACACGGCGCAAACATTTCCGGGCCACGAACCTCGACTTATACTTATATCTGCCCGACGACCTGGAGAAGGTGCTGGTGCTCGATGAATGGCATCATCGCGACTATCTCAACGATTATGTGCTGTGTTGGTCAGATACGGAATTGATGGATGTGGTCCAGGACTTGTCTGAATACCTGCCGACGGGCTGCTGCAGTAAAGAAGGTCTGCGTGAGCAACTGAACCGGATGGTCAATGCAGAGGAGGATGAGTTGTTCAGTCCTGCTAATTACGAAACCTGGCCGATGATTGCCGAGGTAATCGTTTCGGGAGATGTAACACGCTACTCACCTACATTACCTCCTAATACACATTGGTCTAACTGGCCCACCATGCAGGAGCAGGGCGTGCCTTCCTGGTTTATCCCAAAATAG